One Chryseobacterium wanjuense genomic region harbors:
- the dacB gene encoding D-alanyl-D-alanine carboxypeptidase/D-alanyl-D-alanine endopeptidase, producing the protein MKKAFAILTLSTQIFFAQNISQKLDAATKNLMDSSGAISSSLSFYVSDENGNFIYEYQGNKGLSTASTQKIFTAAAALETLGKNYTYTTTSSYSGTVSGGVLKGNLFISSNGDPTLGSWRYDAYKPENFRQKLIEAIKKSGITKISGDVIIDDSYFDHQTIPGGWPWDDLGNYYGAGVWGINWRENQFDININGKDFKGFSYPLEGVNWLNDLKVGGSSDQSLIFTAPHSNVALINGTLPSKTVTVSGSTPNPPLQLGVEVKQWLKESGIDFSGKVVTNSQLEIEGKKVLEAPKENVIFTYQSPTLDKIIYWFLRKSINLYGETLIKTLGKEKKGNPSFKSGVAFLKEFWKSKGINTNMINFADGSGLSPQNYVSSKAEVQALLYAKKQPWFESYYDGFPTQDNGMKMKSGTMRDTKSFAGYHTSKDGKKYVFSIIINNYQGSGSSELQKILNVLK; encoded by the coding sequence ATGAAAAAAGCATTTGCCATTCTTACTTTATCCACACAAATTTTTTTTGCACAGAATATTTCTCAGAAATTGGATGCCGCAACCAAAAATCTGATGGATTCTTCGGGAGCAATTTCTTCCAGTTTGTCTTTCTATGTTTCCGATGAAAACGGAAATTTTATTTACGAATATCAGGGAAATAAAGGACTTTCTACAGCTTCTACGCAAAAGATATTTACCGCAGCAGCTGCTTTGGAAACGTTAGGGAAAAATTATACCTATACAACCACTTCCAGCTATTCCGGGACTGTTTCAGGAGGAGTTTTAAAAGGAAATCTTTTCATCAGTTCAAACGGTGATCCTACATTGGGAAGCTGGAGATATGATGCTTATAAGCCTGAAAATTTTAGACAAAAATTAATTGAAGCCATAAAAAAATCCGGAATTACAAAAATTTCGGGTGATGTTATTATAGATGACTCTTATTTTGATCATCAGACGATTCCCGGAGGCTGGCCTTGGGATGATCTGGGAAACTATTATGGAGCAGGAGTTTGGGGCATCAACTGGAGAGAAAATCAGTTTGATATTAATATTAACGGGAAGGATTTTAAAGGATTTTCCTATCCTTTGGAAGGCGTCAATTGGCTGAATGATTTGAAAGTGGGCGGAAGTTCAGACCAAAGTTTGATTTTCACGGCACCACATTCCAATGTCGCGTTAATTAATGGGACTTTACCTTCAAAAACGGTCACCGTTTCAGGTTCTACACCGAATCCGCCACTGCAGTTGGGTGTTGAAGTCAAACAATGGTTAAAAGAATCAGGAATTGATTTTTCAGGAAAAGTGGTCACGAATTCCCAGCTTGAAATCGAAGGAAAAAAAGTGTTGGAAGCTCCAAAAGAAAATGTAATTTTTACGTATCAGTCGCCGACTTTGGATAAAATTATTTACTGGTTTTTAAGAAAAAGCATCAATCTTTACGGTGAAACGTTAATTAAAACATTAGGAAAAGAGAAAAAAGGAAACCCAAGTTTTAAAAGTGGAGTCGCTTTTCTGAAAGAATTCTGGAAGTCGAAAGGAATCAATACGAATATGATCAATTTTGCCGACGGGAGCGGGCTTTCACCACAGAATTATGTTTCGTCAAAAGCAGAAGTTCAGGCTTTATTATATGCCAAAAAACAGCCTTGGTTTGAGTCTTATTACGATGGTTTCCCGACCCAGGACAACGGCATGAAAATGAAAAGCGGAACAATGAGGGATACAAAATCTTTTGCAGGCTACCACACCTCGAAAGATGGAAAAAAATATGTATTTTCAATCATTATTAACAATTATCAGGGAAGCGGAAGTTCGGAGCTGCAGAAAATTCTGAATGTTTTAAAATAA
- a CDS encoding sensor histidine kinase gives MTLRKSIFARLNNWIIFTLMTIVVLTIVIASTVIVSFLRKEEVKRVDILVSALKFQQEVTNPNLEVQALLLQIYSSNTTIPLIILDQDDQIIEHKNLPQDIGNDPIKIKALAKKMAKSYAPIEIEIVKGNKQIVYYDNSPLLNNLQYSPYILGFFILSYFGFSFWFFRTIKKTDEGYLWAGLAKETAHQIGTPLSSMIGWMEIMKLDTPDSEGVREIEKDIERLRTISERFSKIGSVPELNDKNFNATIRENYDYLKTRISRKINFGLHLPNYEISVPHNKILMSWVIENLVKNAVDAMKGEGSISISVFERNKNILVEVQDNGSGMTKQQARNAFKPGYSTKKRGWGLGLSLAKRVIQEYHNGDIKIVQTEIGKGTTFRIMIKKA, from the coding sequence ATTACTTTGAGAAAGTCAATATTTGCAAGACTTAATAACTGGATTATTTTTACTTTAATGACAATTGTTGTCCTCACGATTGTCATCGCTTCGACTGTTATTGTCAGTTTTCTTCGTAAAGAAGAGGTAAAAAGGGTGGATATTTTGGTAAGTGCCCTGAAATTTCAGCAGGAAGTGACAAACCCCAATCTGGAAGTTCAGGCATTGCTTCTTCAGATTTATAGCTCAAATACAACGATTCCCCTGATCATTTTAGATCAGGACGATCAGATTATAGAACATAAAAATCTTCCCCAGGATATAGGGAATGATCCCATAAAAATAAAGGCTTTGGCAAAAAAAATGGCCAAAAGCTATGCTCCCATCGAAATTGAAATTGTAAAAGGAAATAAACAGATTGTTTACTATGATAACTCTCCGTTGCTTAATAATCTTCAGTATTCACCTTATATTTTAGGATTTTTTATTCTTTCTTATTTTGGATTTTCTTTCTGGTTTTTCAGGACGATCAAGAAAACGGATGAAGGATATCTCTGGGCTGGATTGGCCAAAGAAACAGCCCATCAAATCGGAACTCCTTTATCTTCTATGATTGGCTGGATGGAGATTATGAAGCTCGATACACCTGATTCTGAAGGGGTTCGTGAGATTGAAAAAGATATTGAACGATTAAGAACTATTTCTGAAAGATTTTCAAAAATTGGTTCTGTTCCAGAGCTTAATGACAAAAATTTTAATGCCACGATCCGGGAGAATTACGATTATTTAAAAACAAGAATTTCAAGGAAAATAAACTTTGGACTGCATCTTCCGAATTACGAAATTTCAGTTCCTCACAACAAAATCCTGATGAGCTGGGTAATTGAAAATCTGGTGAAAAATGCTGTAGATGCGATGAAAGGCGAAGGTTCAATCTCCATTTCCGTTTTTGAAAGAAACAAAAATATTTTGGTTGAAGTGCAGGATAACGGAAGCGGAATGACCAAGCAACAGGCCAGAAATGCCTTCAAACCTGGATATTCTACAAAAAAAAGAGGTTGGGGATTGGGGTTGTCTTTAGCAAAAAGAGTTATTCAGGAATATCATAACGGGGACATTAAAATCGTACAGACGGAAATAGGAAAGGGAACGACTTTTAGAATTATGATTAAGAAAGCTTGA